One region of Dehalococcoidia bacterium genomic DNA includes:
- a CDS encoding NADH:flavin oxidoreductase: MYTRIAQLKTLAEFRDYVRSLGIEIPVSPEIVPAPSGPLAQPYKLKDGRTIGNRFCAQPMEGWDCTVDGRPTDPVYRRWRKFGLSGAKLIWGGEAAAVRPDGRANPNQLMIVDYTMRDLEELRTTLTKEHEAFHGRTDDLLVGLQLTHSGRFSRPNEKNKLEPKILYHHPLLDKLFGIAEDYPVMTDAEIDGLIGDYVQAAKRALAVGFDFVDIKHCHGYLGHEFLSAVTRPGKYGGSLENRARFLREIVAGIKSECPGLRIGVRFSSFDMPPFRPDDNKVGRMIEYRDENGRYPYAFGGDPDKPGEVKTDEPLALIKMMDEMGVELVNFSAGSPYYNPHIIRPAWYPPSDGYLPPEDPLAGVARHMRVAAELKAAAPDMLCVGSGYSYLQEWIPNVAQAVVESGMIDFVGLGRSTLSYPGLPSDVLAGRPLDRSRICRTFSDCTTAPRHGLVSGCYPLDDYYRELPEAEELKRIKKAIQ, from the coding sequence GTGTACACTCGCATAGCACAGCTGAAGACGCTCGCGGAGTTTCGCGACTATGTTCGTTCGCTGGGCATCGAAATCCCCGTCAGCCCCGAAATAGTCCCGGCCCCCTCCGGCCCGCTGGCGCAGCCGTATAAACTGAAGGACGGCAGGACCATCGGCAACCGCTTCTGCGCGCAGCCGATGGAGGGATGGGACTGCACCGTGGACGGGCGGCCCACCGACCCGGTCTACCGGCGCTGGAGGAAGTTCGGCCTGAGCGGCGCCAAGCTGATCTGGGGCGGCGAGGCCGCTGCCGTCAGGCCGGATGGACGGGCCAATCCCAACCAGCTGATGATAGTCGATTACACCATGCGCGACCTGGAAGAGCTGCGCACGACGCTGACCAAAGAACATGAAGCTTTTCACGGCCGGACCGACGACCTGCTAGTCGGGCTGCAGCTCACGCACTCGGGACGCTTCAGCCGTCCCAACGAGAAAAACAAGCTCGAGCCGAAAATACTGTATCACCATCCCCTGCTGGATAAGCTGTTCGGAATAGCTGAGGACTACCCTGTAATGACCGACGCCGAGATCGACGGCCTGATCGGGGACTATGTGCAGGCAGCAAAGCGCGCCCTGGCCGTCGGATTCGATTTCGTGGATATCAAGCACTGCCACGGCTACCTGGGGCACGAGTTCCTCAGCGCGGTCACACGCCCGGGCAAATACGGAGGCAGCCTGGAGAACCGCGCCCGCTTCCTGCGCGAGATAGTGGCGGGTATCAAAAGTGAATGCCCCGGCCTCAGGATCGGGGTCAGGTTCAGCAGCTTCGACATGCCGCCCTTCCGTCCGGACGATAACAAAGTCGGCCGCATGATCGAGTACCGCGATGAAAACGGCCGTTACCCCTATGCCTTCGGCGGAGATCCGGATAAGCCTGGGGAGGTAAAAACGGACGAGCCGCTGGCGCTGATTAAGATGATGGACGAGATGGGCGTTGAGCTGGTCAACTTCTCGGCCGGCAGCCCCTACTATAATCCGCATATTATACGTCCCGCCTGGTACCCGCCCTCGGACGGCTATCTGCCTCCCGAGGACCCTCTGGCCGGGGTGGCGCGGCATATGCGTGTCGCGGCAGAACTGAAAGCCGCCGCGCCGGATATGCTCTGCGTGGGATCGGGATACAGCTACCTGCAGGAGTGGATACCCAACGTTGCGCAGGCCGTGGTTGAGTCCGGCATGATCGACTTCGTGGGGCTGGGACGCTCCACGCTGTCCTATCCGGGGCTTCCCTCGGATGTGCTGGCGGGACGTCCGCTGGACCGCAGCCGCATCTGCCGGACCTTCAGCGATTGCACCACCGCGCCGCGCCATGGGCTTGTCTCGGGATGCTATCCGCTGGACGATTATTACAGGGAGCTGCCGGAGGCGGAGGAATTGAAGCGTATCAAGAAGGCCATACAGTAG
- a CDS encoding bifunctional 4-hydroxy-2-oxoglutarate aldolase/2-dehydro-3-deoxy-phosphogluconate aldolase: MAKFSRLKVLTAMVESGLVPVFYHSDSKTVTRVVEACIAGGVRCFEFTNRGDRAHEVFKELTMHFKNDDRIILGAGSIIDPATAALYIQMGASFIVGPALNPEVARLCNRRKVAYCPGCATVSEISSAEELGVEICKVFPAAAVGGPAFVKDVLAPLPWARLMPTGGVDATEENITGWFKAGVCCVGMGGKLFPAKAIEAGDYTAITATARKVLGWIKKARAGKPAIS, from the coding sequence ATGGCTAAATTCTCTCGTCTCAAAGTCCTGACCGCCATGGTGGAGAGCGGGCTGGTGCCCGTGTTCTACCATAGCGATAGCAAGACCGTGACCAGGGTGGTCGAGGCCTGCATCGCGGGAGGCGTGCGCTGCTTCGAGTTCACCAACCGGGGGGACCGCGCTCACGAGGTGTTTAAAGAGCTGACCATGCATTTTAAAAACGACGACCGCATCATACTGGGGGCCGGCTCCATCATCGATCCGGCCACGGCCGCGCTTTATATACAGATGGGCGCCAGCTTCATCGTGGGTCCGGCGCTCAATCCCGAGGTGGCGCGACTGTGCAACAGGCGCAAGGTTGCCTACTGCCCGGGCTGCGCAACCGTGTCGGAGATATCCAGCGCCGAGGAGCTGGGCGTGGAGATATGCAAGGTCTTCCCCGCCGCAGCAGTCGGCGGCCCCGCTTTCGTGAAGGACGTGCTGGCGCCCCTGCCCTGGGCCAGGCTGATGCCCACCGGCGGTGTGGATGCTACGGAGGAGAACATAACCGGCTGGTTCAAGGCCGGCGTATGCTGCGTCGGCATGGGCGGCAAGCTCTTCCCCGCCAAAGCTATAGAAGCGGGCGATTACACCGCGATCACCGCGACAGCGAGAAAGGTGCTGGGCTGGATAAAGAAGGCCCGTGCCGGCAAGCCTGCCATCTCATAA
- a CDS encoding sugar kinase, which produces MKKVVTFGEIMLRLATPGQLRFGQAQSFDASYGGGEANVAVSLANFGLQADFVTRLPSNDLGEACLQCLRRYGVGTRHIQRGGSRLGIYFLETGAVMRGSRVIYDRADSSFATVTPDMFDWSKIFKDAGWFHWTGITPAVSSGAAETCLQAVKTARKLGIPVSCDLNYRAKLWKWGKPAGEVMRELVSYCDAAIGNEEDAEKVFGIKAPGADISRGKVSADRYRFVCESLAKKFKNLTTIAITLRGSFSASHNSWSAVLRHAGKFYRGPNFDITHIVDRVGSGDSFAGGLIYGLISSPSDPQKALDFAVAASALKHTIYGDFNLVSIAEVEKLLKGDASGRVSR; this is translated from the coding sequence ATGAAAAAAGTAGTAACCTTCGGGGAGATCATGCTCCGCCTGGCGACGCCGGGACAATTGAGGTTCGGACAGGCGCAGAGCTTCGATGCCTCCTACGGCGGCGGCGAGGCCAACGTGGCGGTCTCCCTGGCCAACTTCGGGCTGCAAGCCGATTTCGTCACGCGGCTTCCCTCCAACGACCTGGGCGAAGCCTGCCTGCAGTGCCTGCGCCGGTACGGCGTGGGCACCCGCCATATCCAGCGCGGCGGCAGCCGCCTGGGCATCTACTTCCTGGAGACCGGCGCGGTCATGCGCGGCAGCCGGGTGATCTACGACAGGGCGGACTCCTCCTTCGCAACGGTGACGCCGGACATGTTCGACTGGAGTAAGATATTCAAAGACGCGGGATGGTTCCACTGGACCGGCATCACGCCCGCCGTTTCTTCGGGCGCGGCGGAAACGTGCCTGCAGGCGGTCAAAACCGCGCGCAAACTGGGCATCCCCGTCTCCTGCGATTTGAACTACCGCGCCAAACTGTGGAAGTGGGGGAAACCGGCGGGCGAGGTCATGCGGGAGCTGGTCTCGTACTGCGACGCGGCCATCGGCAACGAGGAGGATGCCGAAAAGGTCTTCGGCATTAAAGCTCCCGGGGCCGATATCTCCAGAGGCAAGGTATCCGCTGACAGGTATCGCTTCGTCTGCGAGTCGCTGGCGAAAAAGTTCAAAAACCTGACGACTATTGCGATTACGCTGCGCGGCTCCTTCTCCGCCTCTCACAACTCATGGAGCGCCGTGCTCCGGCATGCGGGCAAATTCTACCGGGGGCCGAATTTCGATATCACGCACATCGTGGACCGGGTCGGCAGCGGGGACAGCTTCGCGGGCGGCCTGATCTACGGATTGATATCCAGTCCGTCCGACCCGCAGAAGGCGCTGGATTTCGCCGTGGCTGCATCGGCGCTGAAACATACCATTTACGGCGATTTCAACCTGGTTTCCATCGCCGAGGTGGAGAAGCTGCTCAAGGGCGACGCGTCGGGACGCGTCAGCCGTTAA